The following proteins are encoded in a genomic region of Bradyrhizobium sp. SK17:
- a CDS encoding carotenoid biosynthesis protein encodes MRGRTDGFTFGSKMDVVTWPAIAIILAAGVAFSWNPTPMAQLLAALFVACGIVHAIACYGTKSALVFVAMSVGVGFAMENIGTTTGFPFGRYHFEIGSDLMKVGSIPFIVGPMWFGAGYFSWVVAATLLGGVDRRLDRRFNVIVLPVVAAFVTAQWDLVIDPPSATIAKAWIWHEGGALFGVPPSNFFGWLLTSWLFFQGFALYLHLRDDPAGPDQVADRRLRLVGILFYVCGGITHVVPWMLGQSGDIADAAGQSWRLQDIRGATVVIMVFTMLFTSLLALIRLLDRARPDERPRVSN; translated from the coding sequence ATGCGCGGTCGGACTGACGGTTTCACCTTCGGATCGAAGATGGATGTGGTGACCTGGCCGGCCATCGCGATCATCCTCGCGGCGGGCGTTGCCTTCTCCTGGAATCCGACGCCGATGGCGCAGTTGCTCGCAGCCCTCTTCGTCGCGTGCGGGATCGTGCACGCTATCGCCTGCTACGGAACGAAGTCGGCGCTGGTTTTCGTCGCGATGTCCGTCGGGGTCGGATTCGCGATGGAGAATATCGGTACCACCACCGGCTTCCCGTTCGGCCGATATCATTTCGAGATCGGATCCGACCTCATGAAGGTCGGATCCATCCCGTTCATCGTCGGCCCGATGTGGTTCGGTGCGGGCTATTTCTCCTGGGTGGTCGCCGCGACGCTGCTCGGCGGCGTCGATCGCCGGCTGGATCGCCGGTTCAACGTGATCGTGTTGCCGGTCGTCGCGGCATTCGTCACAGCGCAGTGGGATCTGGTGATTGATCCGCCCAGCGCGACGATCGCCAAGGCATGGATCTGGCATGAGGGCGGAGCCCTGTTCGGCGTGCCGCCTTCGAATTTCTTCGGTTGGCTGCTGACGTCATGGCTGTTCTTCCAGGGCTTTGCCCTGTACCTGCACCTTCGCGACGATCCGGCCGGACCCGATCAGGTCGCCGACCGCAGGCTTCGCCTCGTCGGCATCCTGTTCTACGTCTGCGGCGGCATCACGCATGTCGTGCCGTGGATGTTGGGTCAATCCGGTGACATCGCGGACGCCGCGGGCCAGTCCTGGCGCTTGCAGGATATCCGTGGCGCGACCGTCGTGATCATGGTGTTCACCATGCTCTTTACGTCGCTGCTGGCGCTGATCCGATTGCTGGACCGTGCGCGTCCCGACGAAAGGCCGCGCGTCAGTAATTGA
- a CDS encoding FecR domain-containing protein — protein sequence MNSRNSFFSVFALGLAVALTAHPAQAQSRVGEAAMVKNEVLRVAASVTPINVGDALLRDETVRTGLESAARLVMADSTNLSLGPNASLKLDRTVFDDEHHYRDVAIRLTSGAFRFVTGHSDKAAYKITTPLATIGVRGTVLDIRSQRGQTIVVLQEGASTVCTTSRQCIDLTQPGDTAIITSSGGRSTIQKTNNPPWTFAATCNAAAGLCAVTQYADAMPAGADPTGMLCGR from the coding sequence ATGAATTCGCGTAACAGCTTTTTCTCGGTATTTGCACTCGGTCTCGCCGTCGCGTTGACGGCGCATCCTGCTCAGGCGCAATCGCGCGTCGGTGAAGCGGCGATGGTGAAGAACGAGGTGCTTCGCGTCGCGGCCTCGGTCACGCCGATCAATGTCGGTGACGCATTGCTGCGTGATGAAACGGTGCGCACCGGTCTCGAAAGCGCCGCGCGACTGGTGATGGCCGACAGCACCAACCTCTCGCTCGGGCCGAATGCATCGCTCAAGCTCGATCGCACCGTGTTCGACGACGAGCATCACTATCGTGATGTCGCGATCCGACTGACGTCAGGTGCATTCCGCTTCGTCACCGGCCATTCGGACAAGGCCGCCTACAAGATCACCACGCCGCTGGCGACCATCGGCGTTCGCGGCACGGTGCTCGATATCCGCTCGCAGCGCGGCCAGACGATCGTCGTGCTGCAGGAAGGCGCATCGACCGTCTGCACCACGAGCCGGCAGTGCATCGACCTGACGCAGCCCGGCGACACCGCGATCATCACATCGAGCGGCGGCCGCAGCACGATCCAGAAGACCAACAACCCGCCATGGACCTTCGCTGCGACCTGCAACGCAGCCGCCGGCCTTTGCGCGGTCACGCAATACGCGGATGCAATGCCGGCCGGCGCTGATCCCACCGGCATGCTGTGCGGACGGTGA
- a CDS encoding OmpA family protein, whose amino-acid sequence MTRSLTLSVLTIGAALSLTAGVALAGSDTVPAAQILNALKPKSATRGLSAGPQVDPAASAKEASFLNTVRNRQSRSLSLGERQEIADIAASKPKIDLEIHFDYNSADISKGSTQAVQELGKALSDTSMKGSTFVLAGHTDAIGGEAYNQDLSERRADTIKKYLVEHYGLNGSDLVTVGYGKTRPKDPNAPMDPTNRRVQVVNMDTKTAQQ is encoded by the coding sequence ATGACCCGCTCCCTCACCTTGTCTGTTTTGACAATCGGCGCCGCGCTGTCGCTGACGGCGGGCGTCGCACTGGCCGGCAGCGACACCGTCCCGGCTGCCCAGATCCTCAATGCGCTGAAGCCGAAGTCCGCCACCCGCGGCCTCTCGGCCGGCCCCCAGGTCGACCCGGCCGCCTCCGCCAAGGAAGCGAGCTTCCTCAACACCGTTCGCAACCGGCAGAGCCGCTCGCTATCGCTTGGCGAACGCCAGGAGATCGCCGACATCGCGGCCAGCAAGCCGAAGATCGATCTGGAGATTCACTTCGACTACAACTCGGCCGACATCAGCAAGGGCTCGACCCAGGCGGTGCAGGAGCTCGGCAAGGCGCTGTCCGATACCAGCATGAAGGGCTCGACCTTCGTGCTCGCCGGCCACACCGACGCGATCGGCGGCGAGGCCTATAACCAGGACCTGTCGGAACGCCGCGCCGATACCATCAAGAAATATCTGGTCGAGCATTACGGCCTCAACGGGTCCGACCTCGTGACCGTCGGCTACGGCAAGACCCGGCCGAAGGACCCGAACGCACCGATGGATCCGACCAATCGTCGCGTGCAGGTCGTCAACATGGACACCAAGACCGCGCAGCAGTAG
- a CDS encoding winged helix-turn-helix domain-containing protein encodes MPRAAEPLSLNNAAARHIWLRAQRLDTSVPFGEGAAAVAAAVDHLGYVQIDTINVIERCHHHILFTRIPDYRRADLKQAQSQDKSVFEYWTHALSYVPSKDIGIFLPAMRAHKRDGHKWFASVTPADTRKIMRLLRAGPLTIRDIDDDVLTEKEHLWQSRKPSKRALQLAFYGGVVTVSERAGMLKTYELMARHFGWDKPPKPAPASARIAYLLDRALRSQGIVSLDSICHLDAPSKQAVRGLIEARVRRKELVRIALDGAGKQEHWARPEVLEATGEGDPALVHILSPFDPLVIQRKRTELFFGYGHRFEAYVPKEKRLFGYFALPVLVGDDIVAALDLKTDRQNRKLLMQKWSWIGNGKKQAGRKELKRRIEEELGRFERFQLAE; translated from the coding sequence ATGCCCCGCGCCGCCGAACCGCTTTCGTTGAACAATGCCGCCGCCCGCCACATCTGGCTGCGGGCGCAACGGCTCGATACCAGCGTGCCGTTCGGGGAAGGGGCCGCTGCGGTGGCGGCGGCGGTCGACCATCTCGGCTATGTGCAGATCGACACCATCAACGTGATCGAGCGCTGCCATCACCACATCCTGTTCACCCGCATCCCGGACTACCGCCGCGCCGACCTCAAGCAGGCGCAGAGCCAGGACAAGAGCGTGTTCGAGTACTGGACGCACGCGCTGTCCTATGTGCCGTCCAAGGACATCGGAATCTTCCTGCCGGCGATGAGGGCGCATAAGCGCGACGGCCACAAATGGTTCGCCTCGGTCACGCCGGCGGACACGCGCAAGATCATGCGGCTGTTGCGCGCCGGACCGCTGACCATCCGCGACATCGACGACGACGTGCTGACCGAGAAGGAGCACCTCTGGCAGAGCCGGAAACCGTCCAAGCGGGCGCTGCAACTTGCCTTCTATGGCGGCGTGGTGACGGTCTCCGAGCGCGCCGGCATGCTGAAGACCTACGAGCTGATGGCCCGGCATTTCGGCTGGGACAAACCGCCGAAGCCCGCGCCGGCTTCGGCCAGGATCGCGTATCTGCTCGACCGCGCCTTGCGTTCGCAGGGCATCGTCAGCCTCGACTCGATCTGCCATCTCGACGCGCCGAGCAAGCAGGCGGTGCGCGGCCTGATCGAGGCGCGCGTCCGCCGCAAGGAGCTGGTCCGGATCGCGCTCGACGGTGCCGGCAAGCAGGAGCATTGGGCGCGGCCCGAGGTGCTCGAAGCGACCGGCGAGGGCGATCCCGCGCTGGTTCACATCCTGTCGCCGTTCGATCCGCTGGTGATCCAGCGCAAGCGCACCGAGCTGTTCTTCGGTTATGGCCATAGGTTCGAGGCCTATGTGCCGAAGGAGAAACGCCTGTTCGGCTATTTCGCGCTGCCGGTGCTGGTCGGCGACGACATCGTGGCCGCGCTCGACCTCAAGACCGACCGGCAGAACAGGAAACTGCTGATGCAGAAATGGAGCTGGATCGGCAATGGGAAGAAGCAGGCGGGGCGCAAGGAGCTGAAGCGCCGGATCGAGGAAGAGCTCGGCCGCTTCGAGCGATTCCAGTTGGCGGAGTAA
- a CDS encoding MFS transporter: MSQTATLTPDRGARSEVETSTIRAISWRLIPFLILAYFFSYLDRVNLSFAALTMNSELKFSPVVFSFGAGIFFIGYFIFEVPSNLALERFGASRWIARIMVSWGILSALMAAVYDEHSFYALRFFLGVAEAGFFPGIILYLTYWYPAEYRARFLAAFAIAVPVSTAIGAPISGLLLGLDGAMGLKGWQWLFIIEGIPSVLLGIVTWFYLTDRPERADWLSVEQKAWLKAKLDAEVAAKQAARHFTLFEALCSPKVLALSAIYFGFVAALYGMQFWLPQIVKAFGLSNAQTGFVTAIPYVFGTIAMILWARRSDATRERVFHVGAPLLLTALALAVSSYISDPTLTMVVLTVAAIGVFCTFAVFWTLPTAWLSGTAAAGAIALINSIGNLAGFLGPYLIGWVKESTGNTSTGLLVLSLLPLIAGLLVFLGSHETKTEFASAK; encoded by the coding sequence ATGAGCCAGACCGCAACCCTTACGCCTGACCGCGGCGCCCGCAGCGAAGTCGAGACCTCGACGATCCGAGCGATCTCCTGGCGGCTGATCCCGTTCCTGATCCTGGCCTACTTCTTCTCCTATCTCGACCGCGTCAATCTGAGCTTCGCGGCGCTGACCATGAACTCCGAGCTGAAGTTCTCGCCGGTGGTGTTCTCGTTCGGCGCCGGCATCTTCTTCATCGGCTATTTCATCTTCGAGGTGCCGAGCAATCTGGCGCTGGAGCGATTTGGCGCCAGCCGATGGATCGCCCGCATCATGGTGAGCTGGGGCATCCTCTCGGCGTTGATGGCGGCGGTCTATGACGAGCACAGCTTCTATGCGCTGCGCTTTTTCCTCGGCGTGGCCGAGGCCGGCTTCTTCCCCGGCATCATCCTCTATCTCACCTACTGGTATCCGGCCGAATATCGCGCCCGCTTCCTCGCCGCGTTCGCGATCGCCGTCCCGGTCTCCACCGCGATCGGCGCGCCAATCTCGGGCCTGCTGCTCGGGCTCGACGGCGCCATGGGACTGAAGGGCTGGCAGTGGCTGTTCATCATCGAGGGCATCCCCTCGGTGCTGCTCGGCATCGTCACCTGGTTCTATCTCACCGACCGGCCGGAGCGGGCCGATTGGCTCTCGGTCGAGCAGAAGGCATGGCTGAAGGCGAAGCTCGATGCCGAGGTGGCGGCCAAGCAGGCGGCCAGGCACTTCACGCTGTTCGAGGCGTTGTGCTCGCCGAAGGTGCTGGCGCTCAGCGCGATCTATTTCGGCTTCGTCGCGGCACTCTATGGCATGCAGTTCTGGCTGCCGCAGATCGTCAAGGCGTTCGGCCTCAGCAATGCGCAGACCGGCTTCGTCACCGCGATTCCCTATGTGTTCGGCACCATTGCGATGATCCTGTGGGCGCGCCGCTCGGACGCCACGCGCGAGCGCGTGTTTCATGTCGGCGCGCCGCTGCTGCTGACCGCGCTGGCGCTCGCGGTCTCCAGCTACATCTCCGATCCGACCTTGACCATGGTCGTCCTGACGGTCGCCGCGATCGGCGTGTTTTGCACCTTCGCGGTGTTCTGGACGCTGCCGACCGCCTGGCTGTCCGGCACCGCGGCCGCCGGCGCGATCGCGCTGATCAACTCGATCGGCAACCTCGCCGGTTTCCTCGGGCCCTATCTGATCGGCTGGGTGAAAGAGAGCACCGGCAACACATCGACCGGCCTTTTGGTGCTGTCGTTGCTGCCGCTGATCGCCGGCCTCCTGGTGTTCCTCGGCAGCCACGAGACCAAGACCGAGTTCGCGAGCGCGAAGTAG
- a CDS encoding efflux RND transporter permease subunit, whose product MKRFNLSAWAVSHPTLVLFLMIILGAAGFFSYEKLGRAEDPFFTVKVVNVSVMWPGATSQEMQMQVADPIEKKLQELPFFDKVQTYSKPGFTAMQVSFKDSTSPKDVPYLFYLLRKKLVDVQGELPSGILGPVVNDEFSDVDSILYMMTGDGADYAQLKKVAEGFRQRLLKVPGVTKIDLYGTQDERIFVEFSHAKLATLGITPQALFDSLAKQNNVTPAGTVETSSQRVPLRVTGALDGVKAVAETPVESNGRVFRLGDIATVSHGYVDPPTFKVRQEGKPALGIGVVTAKGANILELGKEVQKATAEFLKAVPQGVDIQQIADQPKVVEHAVGEFVHSFVEALAIVLFVSFVALGWRTGIVVALSVPLVLGIVFIVMNAMSLDLHRITLGALIIALGLLVDDAIIAVEMMVVKMEQGWDRMKAASFAWESTAFPMLTGTLVTAAGFLPIGFANSAVGEYAGGIFWIVAIALVASWFVAVIFTPYIGVKLLPNIKVHQNHDPHAIYETRMYRGLRSVVQWCVDHRIKVVVATVGVFVASIIGFGHVQQQFFPLSERPELFLQLRLPEGTAFNVTEKAVKQAEGLLKDDQDIQTYTSYVGQGSPRFWLGLNPQLPNEAFAEIVILAKNVEARERVKAKIEQAAADGALNQARVRVDRFNFGPPVGFPVQFRVIGPDANKVRDIAYQVREVMRQNKNVKDVQLDWNEQSPYLKLVVDQDRARALGLTPQDVSQALAMLISGAPVTTIRDGIEKVGVVARAVQSERLDLGRVGDLTITSRNGVAVPLQQIAKIEYAHEEPILWRRNRDMAITVRSDVVDGVQAPDVTNQISPKLKDIQDHLEPAYRIEPGGAFEESAKGNASIFILFPVMVMVMLTLLMIQLQSFSRLTLVFLTAPLGIVGASLGLNVANQPFGFVALLGLIALAGMIMRNTVILVDQIESDVASGLTRREAIVEATVRRARPVVLTALAAILAMIPLSRSAFWGPMAITIMGGLFVATFLTLLYLPGLYALWFRKTLEESGGEHADTAPQHAGDAQHAFPLAEAAE is encoded by the coding sequence ATGAAGCGCTTCAACCTTTCGGCCTGGGCGGTCAGTCACCCGACGCTGGTGCTGTTCCTGATGATCATCCTCGGCGCCGCCGGCTTCTTCTCCTACGAGAAGCTCGGCCGCGCCGAGGATCCGTTCTTCACCGTCAAGGTGGTGAACGTCTCGGTGATGTGGCCGGGCGCGACCTCGCAGGAAATGCAGATGCAGGTCGCCGATCCGATCGAGAAGAAGCTGCAGGAGCTGCCGTTCTTCGACAAGGTGCAGACCTATTCCAAGCCGGGCTTCACGGCGATGCAGGTCTCCTTCAAGGATTCGACCTCGCCGAAGGATGTGCCCTATCTTTTCTATCTGCTGCGCAAGAAGCTGGTCGACGTGCAGGGCGAGCTGCCCTCCGGCATCCTCGGCCCGGTGGTCAACGACGAATTCTCCGACGTCGATTCGATCCTCTATATGATGACCGGCGACGGCGCCGACTATGCGCAGCTCAAGAAGGTCGCCGAGGGCTTCCGGCAGCGGCTGCTGAAGGTGCCTGGCGTCACCAAGATCGACCTCTACGGCACCCAGGACGAGCGGATCTTCGTCGAGTTCTCGCATGCCAAGCTGGCGACGCTCGGCATCACGCCGCAGGCGCTGTTCGATTCCCTTGCCAAGCAGAACAATGTCACTCCGGCCGGCACCGTCGAGACCTCGTCGCAGCGCGTGCCGCTGCGCGTCACCGGCGCGCTTGATGGCGTCAAGGCGGTGGCCGAGACGCCGGTCGAGAGCAACGGCCGCGTGTTCCGGCTCGGCGATATCGCGACCGTCAGCCATGGCTATGTCGACCCACCGACCTTCAAGGTCCGCCAGGAAGGCAAGCCCGCGCTCGGCATCGGCGTCGTCACCGCCAAGGGCGCCAACATCCTCGAGCTTGGCAAGGAGGTCCAGAAGGCGACCGCCGAGTTCCTGAAGGCGGTGCCGCAAGGCGTCGACATCCAGCAGATCGCCGACCAGCCCAAGGTGGTCGAGCACGCCGTCGGCGAGTTCGTGCACTCCTTCGTCGAGGCGCTCGCGATCGTGTTGTTCGTCTCGTTCGTCGCGCTCGGCTGGCGCACCGGCATCGTGGTGGCGCTGTCGGTGCCGCTGGTGCTCGGCATCGTCTTCATCGTGATGAACGCGATGTCGCTCGACCTGCACCGCATCACGCTCGGTGCGCTGATCATCGCGCTCGGCCTTCTGGTCGACGACGCCATCATCGCGGTCGAGATGATGGTGGTGAAAATGGAACAGGGCTGGGACCGCATGAAGGCGGCGTCCTTTGCCTGGGAATCCACTGCGTTTCCGATGCTCACGGGGACGCTGGTCACGGCCGCTGGCTTCCTCCCCATCGGCTTTGCCAATTCGGCGGTCGGCGAATATGCCGGCGGCATCTTCTGGATCGTGGCGATCGCGCTGGTCGCCTCGTGGTTCGTCGCGGTGATCTTCACGCCCTATATCGGCGTCAAGCTGCTACCGAACATCAAGGTGCACCAGAACCACGATCCGCACGCGATCTACGAGACGCGGATGTATCGCGGCCTGCGCAGCGTGGTGCAGTGGTGCGTCGATCACCGCATCAAGGTGGTGGTGGCGACCGTCGGCGTGTTCGTCGCCTCGATCATCGGCTTCGGCCATGTCCAGCAGCAATTCTTCCCGCTGTCGGAGCGGCCCGAGCTGTTCCTGCAACTCCGGCTGCCCGAAGGCACCGCCTTCAACGTCACCGAAAAGGCGGTGAAGCAGGCCGAAGGGTTGTTGAAGGACGACCAGGACATTCAGACCTACACGTCCTATGTCGGCCAGGGTTCGCCGCGCTTCTGGCTCGGCCTCAACCCGCAGCTGCCGAACGAGGCTTTCGCCGAGATCGTGATCCTCGCCAAGAACGTCGAGGCGCGGGAGCGCGTCAAGGCGAAGATCGAGCAGGCCGCCGCCGACGGCGCGCTGAACCAGGCGCGGGTCCGGGTCGACCGCTTCAACTTCGGTCCGCCGGTCGGCTTCCCGGTCCAGTTCCGCGTGATCGGCCCCGACGCCAACAAGGTGCGCGACATCGCCTATCAGGTGCGCGAGGTCATGCGTCAGAACAAGAACGTCAAGGACGTCCAGCTCGACTGGAACGAGCAGTCGCCCTACCTGAAGCTGGTGGTCGATCAGGATCGGGCCCGCGCGCTCGGCCTGACCCCGCAGGACGTCTCGCAGGCGCTGGCGATGCTGATCTCGGGTGCGCCGGTCACCACCATCCGCGACGGCATCGAGAAGGTCGGCGTGGTCGCCCGTGCGGTGCAGTCCGAGCGGCTCGATCTCGGCCGGGTCGGCGACCTCACCATCACGTCACGCAATGGCGTGGCGGTGCCGCTGCAGCAAATCGCAAAAATCGAATACGCGCATGAGGAGCCGATCCTGTGGCGGCGCAACCGCGACATGGCGATCACGGTGCGGTCCGACGTCGTCGACGGCGTGCAGGCACCCGACGTCACCAACCAGATCTCGCCGAAGCTGAAGGACATCCAGGATCATCTCGAGCCGGCCTACCGGATCGAGCCGGGCGGGGCGTTCGAGGAATCCGCCAAGGGCAATGCGTCGATCTTCATCCTGTTCCCGGTGATGGTGATGGTGATGCTGACGCTGCTGATGATCCAGTTGCAGAGCTTCTCGCGCCTGACGCTGGTGTTCCTGACCGCGCCGCTCGGCATCGTCGGCGCCTCGCTCGGGCTCAACGTCGCCAACCAGCCGTTCGGCTTCGTGGCGCTGCTCGGCCTGATCGCGCTCGCCGGCATGATCATGCGCAACACGGTGATCCTGGTCGATCAGATCGAGAGTGACGTAGCCTCCGGCCTGACCCGGCGCGAGGCGATCGTCGAGGCCACCGTCCGGCGTGCCCGGCCGGTGGTGCTGACCGCGCTCGCCGCGATCCTGGCCATGATCCCGCTGTCGCGCTCGGCGTTCTGGGGTCCGATGGCGATCACCATCATGGGCGGTTTGTTTGTTGCGACTTTCCTGACCTTGCTGTATCTGCCGGGCCTTTACGCCCTCTGGTTCCGCAAGACCCTCGAGGAGAGCGGCGGCGAGCATGCCGATACTGCGCCGCAGCATGCCGGCGATGCGCAACACGCATTTCCGCTTGCTGAGGCGGCTGAATAA
- a CDS encoding helix-hairpin-helix domain-containing protein — protein MFTRFVCICLGVCIVGATALAQTSPSPTGSTRPAPATRQPVSQAEKINLNTAPVSELVKLPHLSARGVTAITEARTKSKFKDWNDFVGRRVVPRFVRSEIKDLVTF, from the coding sequence ATGTTCACTCGGTTCGTTTGCATCTGCCTCGGTGTTTGCATCGTCGGTGCGACCGCGCTCGCGCAGACATCGCCATCCCCAACCGGTTCAACCCGCCCGGCACCTGCGACACGGCAGCCGGTCAGTCAGGCTGAGAAGATCAACCTCAATACCGCTCCGGTCAGTGAGCTGGTGAAGCTTCCCCACCTCAGCGCGCGTGGCGTCACTGCCATCACGGAGGCGAGGACGAAGTCCAAGTTCAAGGACTGGAATGATTTCGTGGGTCGACGGGTCGTGCCGCGATTTGTCAGGAGCGAGATCAAGGACCTCGTCACATTCTAG
- a CDS encoding phospholipid carrier-dependent glycosyltransferase — translation MNIASESHSVLRRPVTRTAIVATIIFIVAHIVLLLGITLPDKLYFDEVHYVPAARQMLLPVLQEPILNPMHPPLAKEIIALSIRTFGDVPLGWRYPAALFGALALVAVYLGGLALFESQERAIAAALLAFFNQMLFVQSRIAMLDIFALTFSVFAIAAFVHGFRQARPQSAFALAGLAAGLASACKWSGLFVLATCIAIVVAIRLLQGWRARFADADAADWYRPELWPDFRLAHFVVCFVLIPSVVYLASFVPLYGLSFSGLIEAQRRIFADNTTTAIAGHTYMSSWPSWPLLVRPVWYLFEKVGDDRFAAIVFLGNPLVLWPALIALIVALRDWIVERRRDAFLVLAFYLGPYLAWALLPRTLGFIYYYLPAATTASFVLVYALTRKRAPRWLLWAFVAVGCAGFIAMLPVTAAIIGTSMATFNRLMLFQNWI, via the coding sequence TTGAACATCGCATCCGAATCCCATTCTGTTCTGCGACGTCCTGTCACGCGCACGGCGATCGTCGCGACAATCATCTTCATCGTCGCCCATATCGTGCTGTTGCTCGGGATCACGCTGCCCGACAAGCTCTACTTCGACGAGGTGCACTACGTCCCGGCGGCGCGCCAGATGCTGTTGCCGGTGCTGCAAGAGCCGATCCTCAATCCGATGCATCCGCCGCTCGCCAAGGAGATCATCGCGCTCTCGATCAGGACGTTTGGCGACGTGCCGCTGGGATGGCGCTATCCTGCGGCGCTGTTCGGTGCGCTCGCGCTGGTCGCCGTCTATCTCGGCGGGCTCGCGCTGTTTGAGTCGCAGGAGCGCGCGATTGCCGCGGCCTTGCTTGCCTTCTTCAACCAGATGCTGTTCGTGCAGTCGCGGATCGCGATGCTGGATATATTCGCGCTCACCTTCTCTGTGTTCGCGATCGCGGCCTTCGTGCACGGCTTCAGGCAGGCGCGGCCGCAATCTGCCTTCGCGCTGGCGGGGCTTGCGGCGGGTCTTGCAAGTGCCTGCAAATGGAGCGGGCTGTTCGTGCTCGCGACCTGCATCGCGATCGTCGTGGCGATCCGCCTGCTGCAAGGCTGGCGCGCGCGCTTTGCCGACGCCGATGCGGCGGACTGGTACCGCCCGGAGCTGTGGCCGGATTTCCGGCTGGCTCACTTCGTCGTCTGTTTCGTGCTGATCCCGTCGGTGGTCTATCTCGCGAGCTTCGTGCCGCTGTACGGCCTCTCGTTCTCTGGTCTCATCGAGGCGCAACGCCGCATCTTCGCCGACAACACCACGACCGCGATCGCGGGCCATACCTATATGAGCTCGTGGCCGTCATGGCCGTTGCTGGTGCGCCCGGTGTGGTATCTGTTCGAGAAGGTCGGCGACGACAGGTTCGCGGCGATCGTGTTTCTCGGCAATCCCCTGGTGCTGTGGCCGGCATTGATCGCGCTGATCGTCGCTCTGCGCGACTGGATCGTCGAGCGCCGTCGCGATGCGTTTCTCGTGCTGGCGTTCTATCTCGGCCCGTATCTCGCCTGGGCGTTGCTGCCGCGCACGCTCGGCTTCATCTATTACTATCTGCCGGCGGCGACCACCGCGAGCTTCGTGCTGGTCTATGCGTTGACGCGCAAGCGCGCGCCGCGCTGGTTGTTGTGGGCGTTCGTGGCGGTCGGATGCGCAGGATTCATCGCGATGCTGCCGGTCACGGCCGCGATCATCGGGACGTCGATGGCGACCTTCAATCGGCTGATGCTGTTCCAGAACTGGATCTGA
- a CDS encoding efflux RND transporter periplasmic adaptor subunit, with amino-acid sequence MFVRSVLSSYYRLLTGASLAFAVFALTGCNEKAAEKADPGRPVLVATVHYEAETPERSFVGTVKPRIEADMGFRVAGKVAKRLVEVGQTVDVGQPLATLDEVDLKLQAEQAEAEFRAATGVLAQAAAAEQRAIDLKAKGWTTDAQLDSAKAAGDEARARLNRAERSVELTKNSLSYATLVADTRGVVTATMIEPGQVVAAGQASIRVARLGEKEAVVAIPETLLARARSGVATVTLWSDAKKTYAARLREVAPQADPATRTYLAKFSLPDADDAVSLGMTATLTLADKASERVAKLPLSALYSQGGDPSLYIVDDKGDIALKPVKVKAYESNCVVISGGVDDGAKVVALGVQKLDPSQKVRVVSSLSF; translated from the coding sequence ATGTTCGTTCGTTCCGTTTTGTCGAGCTATTACAGGCTCTTGACCGGAGCATCGCTGGCCTTTGCCGTGTTCGCGCTGACCGGCTGTAACGAAAAAGCCGCCGAGAAGGCCGACCCGGGACGCCCGGTTCTGGTGGCGACGGTCCATTACGAGGCCGAAACCCCCGAGCGCAGCTTTGTCGGCACCGTCAAGCCCAGGATCGAAGCCGACATGGGCTTTCGGGTTGCCGGCAAGGTGGCCAAGCGGCTGGTCGAGGTCGGACAGACAGTCGACGTCGGCCAGCCCTTGGCCACCCTCGACGAGGTCGATCTGAAGCTCCAGGCCGAGCAGGCGGAGGCCGAATTTCGCGCCGCCACCGGCGTGTTGGCGCAGGCAGCGGCTGCCGAGCAGCGCGCGATCGACCTGAAGGCCAAGGGCTGGACCACCGACGCGCAGCTCGATTCCGCCAAGGCCGCCGGTGACGAGGCCCGGGCGCGGCTGAACCGCGCCGAGCGCTCGGTCGAGCTGACCAAGAACTCCCTCTCTTATGCAACGCTGGTGGCCGACACCCGGGGTGTCGTCACAGCGACCATGATCGAGCCCGGCCAGGTGGTTGCCGCGGGCCAGGCCTCGATCCGTGTCGCCCGACTTGGTGAGAAGGAAGCCGTCGTCGCGATCCCAGAGACGCTTCTTGCTCGTGCCAGGTCGGGCGTTGCCACGGTGACGCTGTGGTCGGACGCGAAGAAGACCTATGCCGCCAGGCTGCGCGAGGTCGCGCCGCAGGCCGATCCCGCCACCCGCACCTATCTCGCGAAATTCTCACTGCCGGATGCCGACGACGCCGTGTCGCTCGGCATGACCGCAACCTTGACCTTGGCCGACAAGGCAAGCGAGCGCGTCGCCAAATTGCCGCTGTCGGCGCTCTACAGCCAGGGCGGCGATCCCTCGCTCTACATCGTCGACGACAAGGGCGACATCGCGCTGAAGCCGGTCAAGGTGAAGGCCTATGAGAGCAATTGCGTCGTGATCTCCGGCGGCGTCGACGACGGTGCCAAGGTGGTCGCCCTCGGTGTGCAGAAACTCGATCCGAGCCAGAAGGTGCGGGTCGTGTCGTCGCTGTCGTTCTAG